A segment of the Actinomycetota bacterium genome:
GAACCCCTCCCTCGACCCCTGGGGATCGGTGTAGCCGCCGATCACGAGCTCCTGCTCGTTGACGCACTTGAACTTCAGCCAGTCCCGGGAGCGCCCGTGCACGTATGGCGCATCCGCACGCTTGGCGATGACGCCCTCCCAGCCCTTCCGGCAGGCCTCCTCCCAGTAGGCCTCACCCTTCGTGTTGCGGTGGGCGGTGAACCTGAGGGGATCCCGAAACGACAGCAGCCGTCGCAGGACCGATTTCCGGTGCCGCTGCTCCAGCCCGGCGAGGTCGAACCCGTTCACGTGCAGGACGTCGAACACGTACAGGAACACGGCGACGCCCGACTGGCGGGCCTTCTCCGGGTCCCGGATCTGCATCCGGCGCTGGAGGCGCGCGAAGCTGGTCCGGCCCTCCTCGAACGCCACGATCTCGCCGTCCACGACGAAGTCGTCTGTGTCCTGGGATCCGAGGGCCTCGGCCAGCTCGGGGTAGTGGCCGTTCAAGGCCAGCCGGTTCCGTGAGAGCAGCCTGACCTTCCCGCCGCTCCGGAAAGCCAGGCACCGCTCGCCGTCGAACTTCGGCTCGAAGGTCCAGCCCGGATCCGAGAACCGTCGTTCGGTCAGCGTGGCCAGCATCGGCTGCACCCAGGCAGCCTGCCTGGCCCGGACCAGGCGTGATCGGGCGTCGTCAGGGAGGCGGTCCAGCGGATCCATCCCGTCAAGTGTTCCCACGAGCGCCGTGAGCGCAAGCGCCCAGGCCGTGGCGACCCCCCACCGCCCCGCGGGTAGCCCGCGGCGCTGCGGGTATACCCGACAGGTGAGGATCAACGAGGCCCGGGACGCCCCTCGAGGCATCCGCCGGCCCTACAAGCTCTTCACGTTCGGCGCGGACAAGGAGACGGAGCACAAGGAGCCCACGGCGGCCCGAGCCTCGGCGTAGCGATCGCGGGGAGCCAGGTCCGCCGGCGGTCAGATCCAGCGGCGGCGCTTGAAGAACAGCCACAGCGCGGCCGCCGAGCCGGCCATGATGCAGAGGACGTAGACGAACCCGAGCGCCCCCAGATCCGGCGATGGCAGCAGCTTGTAGTTCGTCCCGTAGATGCTGGCGATGAACGTGGGGACCGCGATGATGGCGGCCCACGCCGACAGTTTCTTGTTGACCTCGTTGAGGACGTCGGCCTGCACGCCTCGGGTCAGGTCCAGCACGGCGTCGGCCAACTCCTCCACGCTGCGGGCCTGGGCCCTGATGCGCAGGACGTGGTCGTGGACGTCGCGGAACAGCTCCTCCGTGTCGGCTGGGCATGTCCCCGAGGGTCCGGGTGGACATGGAGGTCTGGCGAGCGACCCGGAGGGCGGTGGCCTCCAGCTCCTCGACGTCGCCCTCCAGGCGGCCGGCGATCGACTCGTAGCCGTCCACCACGGTGTCCAGGAGCGCGTGCAGAAGCCGGTCGGCGCTGCGGGCTTCCTCGTCCAGGGTCTCCACGCGCTTGCGGGCCTCCGCCACCATCCGGTCGGCGCCGCAGTGCATCACTACCAGGAAGTCGTCCCCGAAGAAGCACGCGATCTGCCGCTGCTCCAGCTGACCGCGAACCTCGTCGAGCTGGTGCATGACCAGGAACGAGTGGCCCTCGTACCGTTCGAACTTGGGCCGCTGCCGGGGGTTCAGGGCGTCCTCGACGGCGAGCGGATCGATTTCCGAACCTGTCCACCAGGACCTGCACGTCGCCCGGCCCCGCCCCCGAGACGTCGGCCTCCACCCACAGCACCTCGGTGTTCCCGATGGGCCGGCCGGCCGACCCCGGAGAAAGTGGAAGCGTTCTGGTCAGGGAGCGGAGGGCGAGGGGGTCACGCAGGAGCCGGCGGAGGGCAGGCCGCCGGGGGTCTCGGGGCCGCACGGGGCCCGATCATGACCTCCCAGGACGGCCTGGACCACGGCCGCTCCGACCAACACCAGGAACAGCGCGATCAGCATGATGAGGGTCGCCCGGCGCATCCGGGGCGCAGGCTAGCAGAGGCCGTCCGGCCCGCCGCCCTCGGCCGCCCCCCGCCGGACTCGGCCCAAAGAAAAAGCTTCGCGCCGCAGGAAAGACGGCGCGAAGCTCAGCTGGAGGTGGAGTGGCCTCAGCTGGTGAATCTGGTGATGGCCCACACCAGGAACCCGATGATGGCCAGCACGATGATGATGATGGCGGTGTACTTGATCGCTGCGTAACCGGCGAGGCCATTGCGTTCCGGCTCCACCGGGCCAGGTTCGTGTGCATGCGGTTGATAGGCCATGCTCGTTTCCTCCTTCCGCAACTGACTGGGTGTGTTCCCCGAACGGCGGTATCGGAAACTCCCCCGGTCGGGGGAGAGCGGTCAGCGACCGGCCGGGCGCGCCTGGAGCAGGCGGGCCTCGCAGAACTCCCGGTTGCGAACCAGGACCTCCTTGAGGGCCCGGTCGTCCCTGAAATAGGGCCGGAGGTCGAGCTCGAGCGACACGGTCCCGGGGAAGCCGTCCTCCACGATCAGGTCGAGGAACTCGGCCAGGGGCAGGAATCCGTCGTACACCGGGAGGTGGGAGTCCCACCCCTTGCCGGCGTTGTTCGACAGGTGGATGTGCAGGAGCTTGTCCCGGTAGCGCCGGTACATGTCCAGGATGTCCAGCTGGGCCACCGCGGCGTGGCTGGTGTCCAGCACGAGGTAGGGGTTCCGGTCGAGCTCCTCGATCTCCTGCCCGGAGTGAAAGGTCAGCCCGCGCTCGCCGGGCAGCCGGACCGGGAACATGTTCTCCACGGCGATGGCGACGCCGGTCCGGGCGGAGAACTCGGCCAGGTCGTGCTCGACCCAGCGGCGGAACCGGACCTGCCACCGGTATGGCGGGTGGATCACCACCAGCGACGCGCCCACCGATTCGGCCAGCTGCACCGCCCGGACGATCTTGCCGGTGGGGTCGGTCCCCCACACCCGCCTCGTCATCAACAGGAACGGCGCGTGCACGACGTGCACGGACAGGTCGAACTCGCGGGTGGCGGCATTGAGGAGGTGGGCTTCCTGCGTGACGGGGTCCTGTGTCACCATGACCTCGACGCCGTCGTAGCCGGCCTCCGCCACGAGCCGGAGCCCCTCCCGGAGCGGGAACCGGTAGAAGGGGGCGGTGGAGAACAGCAGCCTCGGCGGCGACTTCAAACGCTTCGACCTCTCGGGCTCAAGGGGGGCGACGGCCGAGCCATTGTATCGGCGCTGCGCGAAGCGCCCCCAAGAGGGGCGTGAAGCTTTGATGTCGTTTGCCGGAACCGAACATGTCCCGCCGGGGGCCGCGCTCCGGCTATCCTCCTGGCGACCATGAGCGAGGACGACAACCTTCCCGCCTGGAACGGCAAGGCCGGCCGCTACGAGGTCTGGTTCCTGACCGCCTCCGACGGGCAGATCGGGTACTGGATCCGCTACACGCTGCTGGCGCCGACCGGCGCCGCGCCGGAGGCCCGGCTGTGGTTCGCCCGGTTCGACCGGGACCGTCCCGAGGACATCCTGGCCCTGAACCGGGGTCTGCCCATCGAGGATTACGCGACGGGAGGGTCGGATAGCTTCGAGGTGCGCATGGGAGATGCCTTCCTGCGTTCCGGCCGCGCGGAAGGCGCGATCTCGGGGGGAGGCCACGAGGTGTCGTGGGCCCTCAGCTTCGACGTCGGCGAGCCCACCTACCGGCTGCTGCCGGACGCGCTGTACCGGGGGGGCCTGGCCCCCACGAAGCCGTTCTCGCCCAACCCGCGCACCCGGTTCACCGGAACGGTCACCGTGGCCGGGCGGGAGCACGTGGTGGAGGAGATGCCGGGCCAGCAGGGCCACCTCTACGGGCCCCGGCATGCCGAGCGCTGGGTCTGGGCGGCCTGCTCGGCCTTCGAGGAGGACGGCGACGTCGCCATCCAAGCCCTCACGGCCCAAGGGAAGCGCGGGCCGTTTGTGACTCCCTTCACCACGTTCGTGGGCCTGCGATGGAGGGGGCAGTGGCTGCGGTTCTCGAAGCTTTCCCGGCGCCGGGACTCGGCGCTGGGGGCCTGGCGGATCGACGTGGCCAACCGGCGGTTCCGCCTGACCGGCCGGGTGGCCGGCGATCCCGCCTACCTGGTCCAGGCCCGGTACATCGACCCCGACGGCTCCGAGCGGTACTGCCACAACACCGAGGTCGGTTCGTCCAGGTTTGTCCTGTTCGAACGGCGGGGGGCCGGGTTCGAGGAGGTCGCCGTGCTCATCTCGGTGGGGACCACGCACGCCGAGTGGGCCGGCCGGACGCCGGCCCCCGGGGAGTTCACCCCGCACCGCCCGGTGGGCTGACGAATCCGCCGTTGGGCGCCGCGCGCCCGCTACACTCCGGCGGCAATGAACGCGTCGGACGTGCTGGCCCGATCGGCGGCCCGGGTCCCGGACCGGACGGCCCTGCTGTTCCGGGGCCGCCCGGTCACGTACGCGCAGCTGGACGCCGCCGTGGACCGGGCCGCCGCCGGCCTGGCCGGGCTCGGCCTGGAGCCGGGAGACCGGGTGGCGTTCCTGGTCGGGAACGTGCCCGAGTTCGTCCTGTCCCTGTACGGGACGTGGCGGGCCGGCGCCGTGGGCGTGCCGCTCAACGTGATGCTGACCTCGGCGGAGGTCGGTGCCATCCTGGCCGACGCCGGGGCCAGGGCGGTGGTGGTGGAGATGACCTACCTCCCCACGGTCCTGGGGGCCCGGGACCGCCTCCCCGACCTCGCGCACGTCCTGGTGGTGGCCGGACCACCCGTCCCCCCGGGAACCATGTCGTTCGAGGAGGCCCTGGCCGACGCCGGCGACCCGCCCCCGGCCGGCCCTGAAGGGGCGGCCGACGGGGAAGGCGGCGACGGCGGCCTGGCGCTCATCCAGTACACGTCCGGGACCACCGCCAACCCCAAGGGCGCCATGCTCACCCACGCCAACCTGACGGCGAACATCGAGCAGATGAAGGCGGTCCCCACGGCGGTCACCCAGGACGACGTCGTGCTGGCCGTGCTCCCGCTGTTCCACATCTACGGGCTGAACGCCATCCTGGCCACGGCCCTGGATGCCGGGGCCACGACCCTGCTGGTGGAGCGGTTCGACCCCGAGGAGACCCTCCAGCTGGTGCAGCGCCACGGGGTCACGGTCCTGCCGGGCGCTCCGCCCATGTTTTCGGCGTGGCTCGCGCTTTCCGAGCCCTCACCGGCGGCCTTTCGCTCCGTCCGCCTGGCCCTGTCCGGCGCGGCCCCGCTCCAGCCCGAGGTCCAGGAGGGGTTCCGGGACCGGTTCGGTGTCCCCTTGTGGGACAGCTACGGGCTCACCGAGGCCGCGCCCGCCGTCACCACCAGCGCCCTCGGCGAGACCCCCCGCTGGGGCTCCATCGGCCTGCCCCTGCCGGGGGTGGACGTCCGGCTGGTTGACGAGCGGGGCGACGACGTCGAGGAGGGTGACCCGGGCGAGATCGTGGTGCGAGGCACGAACGTCTTCCTGGGCTACTGGAACCGGGAGGAGGACACCCGCGCCTCCATGTTCGAGGGCGGGTGGCTCCGCACCGGCGACGTGGCCGTTCGGGACGAGGACGGCTACCTGTACCTGGTGGACCGGAAGAAGGACCTCGTCATCGTGTCCGGCTTCAACGTGTACCCGAAGGAGGTCGAGGAGGTCCTGATCCGCCATCCCGGGGTCCAGGAGGTCGGGGTCATCGGCATCCCGGACCCGCGCACCGGCGAGGCAGTGAAGGCCATGGTGGTGCTGGAGCCCGGCGCCACCGCCACCACCCAGGAGCTGGCAGACTTCGCGGCGACGTCCCTGGCCCGGTTCAAGGTTCCCCGAGAGATCGAAGTCGTCTCCCAGCTCCCTCGCCTCCCCACCGGGAAGGTCCTGCGCCGGGCCCTCCGAGGCCAGGAGATCCTGGGCGGGACCCCGGAACCGCAGGAGCCGCAGGGCACGTAGGGCCCTTGGAGCCTTCCGGCCGGCGGCTCCGTAAGATAGCCCGGCCATGTGGGTGTTCCCGCTGCTCGCCGCGCTGGTGGCGGCATCGTTCACCCTCCTTCTGGTCCGGCAGTACCTCCGGCGGAGGCGGTCCTACCAGGCCGTGTGGGCGTTGGCCTTGGGGATGTTCGCGGGGGCCTCCTTCGTGGTCTTCCTCGGCGTCCTGCGGGGCTGGTCGGTGGGCGAGTTCCGCGCGTACTGGCTGCTCGGGGCGGTGCTCACGGTCCCGTTCCTGGCGCAGGGCGAGGTGCACCTGCTGGTGAAGGACCGCCGCGTGGCGGCCGGGGTGCTGCTGGTCCTGCTGTTCGGAACGGCGTTCGCCGTCTCCCGCATCCGCTCGGC
Coding sequences within it:
- the ligD gene encoding non-homologous end-joining DNA ligase, with the translated sequence MLATLTERRFSDPGWTFEPKFDGERCLAFRSGGKVRLLSRNRLALNGHYPELAEALGSQDTDDFVVDGEIVAFEEGRTSFARLQRRMQIRDPEKARQSGVAVFLYVFDVLHVNGFDLAGLEQRHRKSVLRRLLSFRDPLRFTAHRNTKGEAYWEEACRKGWEGVIAKRADAPYVHGRSRDWLKFKCVNEQELVIGGYTDPQGSREGFGALLVGHYRDEDLVYAGKVGTGFDDRTLERLVRQLRSIKRSRPSFTAGRLPRTGVHWVEPRLVAQIGFTEWTRDGQLRHPRFLGLREDKDPREVVRERPA
- a CDS encoding sugar phosphate isomerase/epimerase; this translates as MKSPPRLLFSTAPFYRFPLREGLRLVAEAGYDGVEVMVTQDPVTQEAHLLNAATREFDLSVHVVHAPFLLMTRRVWGTDPTGKIVRAVQLAESVGASLVVIHPPYRWQVRFRRWVEHDLAEFSARTGVAIAVENMFPVRLPGERGLTFHSGQEIEELDRNPYLVLDTSHAAVAQLDILDMYRRYRDKLLHIHLSNNAGKGWDSHLPVYDGFLPLAEFLDLIVEDGFPGTVSLELDLRPYFRDDRALKEVLVRNREFCEARLLQARPAGR
- a CDS encoding long-chain fatty acid--CoA ligase, with the protein product MNASDVLARSAARVPDRTALLFRGRPVTYAQLDAAVDRAAAGLAGLGLEPGDRVAFLVGNVPEFVLSLYGTWRAGAVGVPLNVMLTSAEVGAILADAGARAVVVEMTYLPTVLGARDRLPDLAHVLVVAGPPVPPGTMSFEEALADAGDPPPAGPEGAADGEGGDGGLALIQYTSGTTANPKGAMLTHANLTANIEQMKAVPTAVTQDDVVLAVLPLFHIYGLNAILATALDAGATTLLVERFDPEETLQLVQRHGVTVLPGAPPMFSAWLALSEPSPAAFRSVRLALSGAAPLQPEVQEGFRDRFGVPLWDSYGLTEAAPAVTTSALGETPRWGSIGLPLPGVDVRLVDERGDDVEEGDPGEIVVRGTNVFLGYWNREEDTRASMFEGGWLRTGDVAVRDEDGYLYLVDRKKDLVIVSGFNVYPKEVEEVLIRHPGVQEVGVIGIPDPRTGEAVKAMVVLEPGATATTQELADFAATSLARFKVPREIEVVSQLPRLPTGKVLRRALRGQEILGGTPEPQEPQGT